A single region of the Carassius gibelio isolate Cgi1373 ecotype wild population from Czech Republic chromosome A14, carGib1.2-hapl.c, whole genome shotgun sequence genome encodes:
- the LOC128027659 gene encoding CXXC-type zinc finger protein 5-like isoform X2: MSASGGSMEGSRAVEDEEAQDSCCGDEDSSPVVERRNRSGIISAPLSKSLKRSRALSQYIATCSAAAVASVANANRLAQSSMVAAGVKAHSAASQHRSQVGYAKLDRAALMSGLLDSPSGLHLAQAAELLRRAGMLLPVSDPSSVSVGGDMETVSASDSLGSVMDFPLLGNGGVGGSFPYHPGLFIMTPAGVFLADGALSHVTGTSEHQQTQSEISSAISANGKKKRKRCGLCPPCRRRINCEQCSSCRNRKTGHQICKFRKCEELKKKPAGGLEVMLPTGAPFRWFP; the protein is encoded by the exons ATGTCTGCCAGTGGAGGGTCCATGGAGGGAAGTCGAGCCGTAGAGGATGAGGAGGCGCAGGACAGCTGCTGCGGGGATGAAGACTCATCCCCAGTGGTGGAACGGAGAAACCGCAGTGGCATCATCAGCGCTCCACTCAGCAAAAGCCTGAAGCGTTCAAGAGCTCTCTCGCAGTACATCGCAACCTGCTCGGCCGCCGCTGTGGCCAGTGTCGCCAACGCTAACAGACTCGCCCAGAGCTCAATGGTGGCGGCAGGTGTCAAAGCTCACTCTGCCGCTAGCCAGCACAGGTCACAAGTCGGGTACGCCAAACTGGACCGGGCTGCATTGATGTCTGGTCTTCTGGACTCTCCGAGTGGCCTGCATCTCGCCCAGGCCGCAGAGCTCCTGCGACGGGCGGGGATGCTGCTTCCTGTCAGCGACCCGTCCAGTGTCAGTGTGGGCGGGGACATGGAGACCGTCTCTGCTTCTGATTCGCTGGGCAGTGTGATGGACTTCCCGTTGCTTGGCAATGGCGGAGTGGGCGGGAGTTTTCCTTATCACCCGGGGCTGTTCATAATGACGCCAGCAGGAGTGTTCCTCGCGGATGGGGCGCTCTCGCACGTGACAGGCACGTCGGAACACCAGCAAACGCAGAGCGAGATTTCTTCAGCCATCAGCGCTAATGGGAAGAAAAAGCGGAAGCGATGCGGCCTCTGTCCACCTTGCCGGCGCAGGATTAACTGCGAACAGTGCAGCAGCTGCCGCAACCGCAAAACCGGCCATCAGATCTGCAAGTTCCGCAAGTGCGAAGAGCTCAAAAAGAAACCTGCTGGCGGGCTGGAG GTGATGCTGCCAACCGGAGCTCCTTTCCGATGGTTTCCGTAG
- the LOC128027659 gene encoding CXXC-type zinc finger protein 5-like isoform X3, which yields MSASGGSMEGSRAVEDEEAQDSCCGDEDSSPVVERRNRSGIISAPLSKSLKRSRALSQYIATCSAAAVASVANANRLAQSSMVAAGVKAHSAASQHRSQVGYAKLDRAALMSGLLDSPSGLHLAQAAELLRRAGMLLPVSDPSSVSVGGDMETVSASDSLGSVMDFPLLGNGGVGGSFPYHPGLFIMTPAGVFLADGALSHVTGTSEHQQTQSEISSAISANGKKKRKRCGLCPPCRRRINCEQCSSCRNRKTGHQICKFRKCEELKKKPAGGLEVRW from the exons ATGTCTGCCAGTGGAGGGTCCATGGAGGGAAGTCGAGCCGTAGAGGATGAGGAGGCGCAGGACAGCTGCTGCGGGGATGAAGACTCATCCCCAGTGGTGGAACGGAGAAACCGCAGTGGCATCATCAGCGCTCCACTCAGCAAAAGCCTGAAGCGTTCAAGAGCTCTCTCGCAGTACATCGCAACCTGCTCGGCCGCCGCTGTGGCCAGTGTCGCCAACGCTAACAGACTCGCCCAGAGCTCAATGGTGGCGGCAGGTGTCAAAGCTCACTCTGCCGCTAGCCAGCACAGGTCACAAGTCGGGTACGCCAAACTGGACCGGGCTGCATTGATGTCTGGTCTTCTGGACTCTCCGAGTGGCCTGCATCTCGCCCAGGCCGCAGAGCTCCTGCGACGGGCGGGGATGCTGCTTCCTGTCAGCGACCCGTCCAGTGTCAGTGTGGGCGGGGACATGGAGACCGTCTCTGCTTCTGATTCGCTGGGCAGTGTGATGGACTTCCCGTTGCTTGGCAATGGCGGAGTGGGCGGGAGTTTTCCTTATCACCCGGGGCTGTTCATAATGACGCCAGCAGGAGTGTTCCTCGCGGATGGGGCGCTCTCGCACGTGACAGGCACGTCGGAACACCAGCAAACGCAGAGCGAGATTTCTTCAGCCATCAGCGCTAATGGGAAGAAAAAGCGGAAGCGATGCGGCCTCTGTCCACCTTGCCGGCGCAGGATTAACTGCGAACAGTGCAGCAGCTGCCGCAACCGCAAAACCGGCCATCAGATCTGCAAGTTCCGCAAGTGCGAAGAGCTCAAAAAGAAACCTGCTGGCGGGCTGGAGGTAAGATG GTGA
- the LOC128027659 gene encoding CXXC-type zinc finger protein 5-like isoform X4 codes for MSASGGSMEGSRAVEDEEAQDSCCGDEDSSPVVERRNRSGIISAPLSKSLKRSRALSQYIATCSAAAVASVANANRLAQSSMVAAGVKAHSAASQHRSQVGYAKLDRAALMSGLLDSPSGLHLAQAAELLRRAGMLLPVSDPSSVSVGGDMETVSASDSLGSVMDFPLLGNGGVGGSFPYHPGLFIMTPAGVFLADGALSHVTGTSEHQQTQSEISSAISANGKKKRKRCGLCPPCRRRINCEQCSSCRNRKTGHQICKFRKCEELKKKPAGGLEVR; via the exons ATGTCTGCCAGTGGAGGGTCCATGGAGGGAAGTCGAGCCGTAGAGGATGAGGAGGCGCAGGACAGCTGCTGCGGGGATGAAGACTCATCCCCAGTGGTGGAACGGAGAAACCGCAGTGGCATCATCAGCGCTCCACTCAGCAAAAGCCTGAAGCGTTCAAGAGCTCTCTCGCAGTACATCGCAACCTGCTCGGCCGCCGCTGTGGCCAGTGTCGCCAACGCTAACAGACTCGCCCAGAGCTCAATGGTGGCGGCAGGTGTCAAAGCTCACTCTGCCGCTAGCCAGCACAGGTCACAAGTCGGGTACGCCAAACTGGACCGGGCTGCATTGATGTCTGGTCTTCTGGACTCTCCGAGTGGCCTGCATCTCGCCCAGGCCGCAGAGCTCCTGCGACGGGCGGGGATGCTGCTTCCTGTCAGCGACCCGTCCAGTGTCAGTGTGGGCGGGGACATGGAGACCGTCTCTGCTTCTGATTCGCTGGGCAGTGTGATGGACTTCCCGTTGCTTGGCAATGGCGGAGTGGGCGGGAGTTTTCCTTATCACCCGGGGCTGTTCATAATGACGCCAGCAGGAGTGTTCCTCGCGGATGGGGCGCTCTCGCACGTGACAGGCACGTCGGAACACCAGCAAACGCAGAGCGAGATTTCTTCAGCCATCAGCGCTAATGGGAAGAAAAAGCGGAAGCGATGCGGCCTCTGTCCACCTTGCCGGCGCAGGATTAACTGCGAACAGTGCAGCAGCTGCCGCAACCGCAAAACCGGCCATCAGATCTGCAAGTTCCGCAAGTGCGAAGAGCTCAAAAAGAAACCTGCTGGCGGGCTGGAGGTAAGATG A
- the LOC128027659 gene encoding CXXC-type zinc finger protein 5-like isoform X1 produces the protein MSASGGSMEGSRAVEDEEAQDSCCGDEDSSPVVERRNRSGIISAPLSKSLKRSRALSQYIATCSAAAVASVANANRLAQSSMVAAGVKAHSAASQHRSQVGYAKLDRAALMSGLLDSPSGLHLAQAAELLRRAGMLLPVSDPSSVSVGGDMETVSASDSLGSVMDFPLLGNGGVGGSFPYHPGLFIMTPAGVFLADGALSHVTGTSEHQQTQSEISSAISANGKKKRKRCGLCPPCRRRINCEQCSSCRNRKTGHQICKFRKCEELKKKPAGGLEKVMLPTGAPFRWFP, from the exons ATGTCTGCCAGTGGAGGGTCCATGGAGGGAAGTCGAGCCGTAGAGGATGAGGAGGCGCAGGACAGCTGCTGCGGGGATGAAGACTCATCCCCAGTGGTGGAACGGAGAAACCGCAGTGGCATCATCAGCGCTCCACTCAGCAAAAGCCTGAAGCGTTCAAGAGCTCTCTCGCAGTACATCGCAACCTGCTCGGCCGCCGCTGTGGCCAGTGTCGCCAACGCTAACAGACTCGCCCAGAGCTCAATGGTGGCGGCAGGTGTCAAAGCTCACTCTGCCGCTAGCCAGCACAGGTCACAAGTCGGGTACGCCAAACTGGACCGGGCTGCATTGATGTCTGGTCTTCTGGACTCTCCGAGTGGCCTGCATCTCGCCCAGGCCGCAGAGCTCCTGCGACGGGCGGGGATGCTGCTTCCTGTCAGCGACCCGTCCAGTGTCAGTGTGGGCGGGGACATGGAGACCGTCTCTGCTTCTGATTCGCTGGGCAGTGTGATGGACTTCCCGTTGCTTGGCAATGGCGGAGTGGGCGGGAGTTTTCCTTATCACCCGGGGCTGTTCATAATGACGCCAGCAGGAGTGTTCCTCGCGGATGGGGCGCTCTCGCACGTGACAGGCACGTCGGAACACCAGCAAACGCAGAGCGAGATTTCTTCAGCCATCAGCGCTAATGGGAAGAAAAAGCGGAAGCGATGCGGCCTCTGTCCACCTTGCCGGCGCAGGATTAACTGCGAACAGTGCAGCAGCTGCCGCAACCGCAAAACCGGCCATCAGATCTGCAAGTTCCGCAAGTGCGAAGAGCTCAAAAAGAAACCTGCTGGCGGGCTGGAG AAGGTGATGCTGCCAACCGGAGCTCCTTTCCGATGGTTTCCGTAG